The Tenrec ecaudatus isolate mTenEca1 chromosome 9, mTenEca1.hap1, whole genome shotgun sequence genome window below encodes:
- the MRPS33 gene encoding small ribosomal subunit protein mS33, producing MSSLSEYALRMSRLSARLFNEVARPTDSKSMKVVKLFSEQPLARRKETYDWYPNHNTYFALMGILRHMGLYRDEHQDFKEEQMRLKKLRGKGKPRKGEGKRATKKK from the exons ATGTCGTCGCTCTCCGAGTACGCCCTGCGGATGAGCCGCCTGAGCGCCCGGCTCTTCAATGAGGTTGCCAGGCCCACCGACTCCAAGTCCATGAAAGTGGTGAAGCTGTTTAGCGAGCAGCCGCTGGCCCGGAGGAAGGAGACCTATGACTGGTACCCGAACCACAACACGTACTTTGCGCTTATGGGCATTCTGCGCCACATGGGCCTCTACAG GGACGAGCACCAGGACTTTAAGGAAGAGCAGATGCGGTTGAAGAAGCTCCGtgggaaggggaagcccaggaaaGGAGAAGGGAAGCGAGCGACCAAGAAGAAATAG